The Dehalobacter sp. DCM sequence TACAGTCCCGATGATTCCCAAGGTAGGGCTATAACCGCCGGCGGATTCAAAGAAGCTTATGCCAAACCGGTGGCGGGTTTCCATAACATTGATTTTGGATTCCAAAATATTTTTTGTTATTTCGGCGTCGGTACCATCAATAACCAGCTGCATACCCTGACGGGTAAATGTATCTTCGATGCTATCTAATTCCTGTTCCAAGCTTAAGAGGCCTTCCTGCCGGGCTTTTTCAGAAAAATGAACCAGCTTGAAATACGCATCCTCCGCTCCAAATGCATGGTCAGTGAAAGCAATTCGCAGCCATTTTGGCAGATTTCTAAGCTCCTTGAGGGGGATGCCGATCACGGTAGCGCCCAATGTGCCAAGGACAACGATAAGAAAGGGCGGGATACCGACTAAAGCTCCCAAATGTCCTCCCTCGAGGATAAAGCCAAATAATATGCCAAATAACCCGATAACCAAACCCAGAATCGTGGTTATATCCATGTAT is a genomic window containing:
- a CDS encoding flagellar motor protein codes for the protein MDITTILGLVIGLFGILFGFILEGGHLGALVGIPPFLIVVLGTLGATVIGIPLKELRNLPKWLRIAFTDHAFGAEDAYFKLVHFSEKARQEGLLSLEQELDSIEDTFTRQGMQLVIDGTDAEITKNILESKINVMETRHRFGISFFESAGGYSPTLGIIGTVMGLIHVLGNLSNSDQLAGSIAAAFIATLYGVCFANLIYLPIATKLKLKSQMEVQKMEMILDGIISIQSGENPFILKEKLKTHLGYIPNASGYPEIMADTFE